In Pseudomonas lutea, the genomic stretch GGACAACACATCGCAGCCCACCGGGACGAATGCCAGGCCGTTGGGCACGGCGTCGAAGGGCTGCACGCGGTCGCTGCCGATGGCGTGCAGCCCGCGCTGGCTGGCGAAGGCAAAGCCGATCGCCGACGCCGCAGCGACGTATCGCGTCGCATAGCGGCTGGCGGGCAGCAATTCGAGGATCCACGGCCCTGCCTCGACCCGGCGTACCGGTTCAGTGGGCGGTGGATTCAACACGGATTTGGTCGGGCTCATGGTCTGCATGGTAATCAAGCGCGCGGCGAAAAGTCAGGTCAGTTTTCTGAAAGCCTGCTCGGCGGGCCCGTGCCTAGACTGGGCGGAAATTCTTTGGAGACCCGCCATGCACGGACTGACCCGCGAAACCATCACCGAGGCCGCGCGTCTGGTTTACCAGGTCATGCCCGCCACCCCTCAATACGCTTGGCCGTTGCTGTCCGAGCGGCTGAACTGTGCGGTGTGGGTCAAGCACGAAAACCATACGCCCACCGGCGCGTTCAAGGTGCGCGGCGGGATCACGTTCATTCACTGGTTGAAACGCACTTACCCTGGCGTCCAGGGCATTGTCACGGCGACGCGGGGCAATCACGGGCAAAGCCTGGCTCTGGCAGCCAGCGCTGCGGGCCTGAGTGCACTGATCGTGGTGCCGCAAGGCAATTCGGTGGAGAAGAACAACGCCATGCGCGCGCTCGGTGGCACGGTGATCGAATGCGGTCGGGATTTCGACGAGGCGCGTGAAGAGGCGGCGCGGCTGGCTGACGTGCACGGGCACTATCTGGTCCCGCCGTTTCATGTGGAGATGCTTAAAGGTATCGCCAGTTATGCCCTGGAACTGTTTACCGCCGTGCCGGATCTGCACACCGTCTATGTACCGATCGGTTGCGGGTCCGGTATCTGCGCGGTGATTGCCGCCCGCGATGCGCTGGGCTTGAGCACCCAGGTGGTCGGTGTGGTGTCCACTGAAGCGGCGGCGGCCAAATGGTCGTTTGAAGCCGGAGCCGTGCTCCAAACCCCGTCAGCCGATACCTTTGCAGATGGCCTGGCGGTGCGCCGGCCCATCCCCTCAGCTTTTGCGATTTACCGCACGGGGGCTGCACGGATCATTGCCGTCAGCGACGCCGAGATCGCCGATGCCATGCGCGTCTATTACACCGACACCCATAACCTGGCTGAGGGGGCGGGTGCAGCCGCACTGGCGGGGCTTATGCAGGAGCGCCCGGCCATGGCGGGTAAGAAGGTCGGCGTGATTCTATCCGGCGGGAATGTGGATCGGACAGTGTATGCGCGGGTGATTGCTTGAGGGAGGGCATGCTAGCTGTGGGCTGTGGGCTGCCCAGCCTGGGTTGGCTCAGCGGGTGGAGTGAAAGATGTAGCTGTCGGTTGCCGGGTCGGCAAGGGGCAGGGCGTGGTCTTTGAGGTATTGCACCAATGAAGCATCGTCGGCTCTGATTTGCCATGCCTGGGAGGCAGGCACGGCGTTCTCATCGATGTTCTCGCAGGCGGCGAGAAGATCCTCGACCGAGGGCTGGTGGATCACCAGGCCGTTGCCTTTCCAGCCCGCAACCGTCAGCCCCAGGCTTTCACACAACGCGACTTTGCGCAGGGCATCGTCACGGTCAGCCTGTCGCGACTGCTGAACGAGGGTGGCCAGCCCCTGATCCGAGGCCAGCAACGTGCCTTGCTCCCAACTCTCGGGCGGGCAGTCCTTGGCTGCGGGTTCAAGGCGAATGAACGGATTGATCTCCATCGGATAAATGCGGCACACCAGCGGCCGCTCAAGGTAGATGCCGCAAAGCCCATCCTGCTGAAGGTTCGGACATTCGGGCAGCGCGTTCGCCGCGAGAATCACCGTCACTCGCAGCGTTCCCGATGCGCATGGCACCGCCGCAGAGCGCCCGGCGTTGTAGGTGAATTCGGGGGAATCGTCCGGCCAGAGCGATTCGTCGAATGCTTCAAGCATGACCGCAACCCCATGGCCACGCTTGAGCCACGTCACGGCCTCATTCAGGGTCAACGGCACAAAGCGGCCCCGACAACATGCTCCACACCCGACGCAGGCGAATCGCTCGTTGCTGTCCACACCTGCACTGGAGTGGGTGGAGGACTCGCCTGATCTATCGCTACTCATGGGACCGCTGCCATCTGTTCTTCAAAAAGAGATCATACGGGTCTTGGCCGGATGCCGTTAACTTAACGGCACATCCCGGACATCCTGCCAGCCCTGCCGACAGCGCGCCTGGCCACCTGAAACAGTCCCACGCGAACCCTGTGGGACCGGCTTTAGCCGGGAAGACGCCGGTTGTAACGACACGGAACTGAAGGTGCCCGTGCTGGCCTCTTCCCGGCTGAAGCCAGTCCTACTAACACCGCGCGAACCCTGTGGGACCGGTTTTAGCCGGGAGGACGTCGGTTGTTACGCCATGGAACTGAAGGTGTCCATGTTGGCCTCTTCCCGGCTGAAGCCAGTCCTACTAACACCGCGCGAACCCTGTGGGACCGGCTTTAGCCGGGAAGACGTCGGTTGTAACGACACGGAACTGAAGGTGCCCGTGCTGGCCTCTTCCCGGCTGAAGCCAGTCCTACTAACACCGCGCGAACCCTGTGGGACCGGTTTTAGCCGGGAAGACGTCGGTTGTTACGCCATGGAACTGAAGGTGTCCATGTTGGCCTCTTCCCGGCTGAAGCCAGTCCTACTAACACCGCGCGAACCCTGTGGGACCGGCTTTAGCCGGGAAGACGTCGGTTGTAACGACACGGAACTGAAGGTGCCCGTGCTGGCCTCTTCCCGGCTGAAGCCAGTCCTACTAACACCGCGCGAACCCTGTGGGACCGGCTTTAGCCGGGAAGACGCCGGTTGTAACGACACGGAACTGAAGGTGCCCGTGCTGGCCTCTTCCCGGCTGAAGCCAGTCCTACTAACACCGCGCGAACCCTGTGGGACCGGCTTTAGCCGGGAAGACGCCGGTTGTAACGACACGGAACTGAAGGTGCCCGTGCTGGCCTCTTCCCGGCTGAAGCCAGTCCTACTAACACCGCGCGAACCCTGTGGGACCGGTTTTAGCCGGGAAGGCGCCGGTTGTTACGCCACGGAACTGAAGGCGTCCATGCTGGCCTCTTCCCGGCTGAAGCCAGTCCTACTAACACCGCGCGAACCCTGTGGGACCGGCTTTAGCCGCGAAGACGCCGGTTGTAACGACACGGACCTGAAGGTGTCCATGTCGGCCTCTTCCCGGCTGAAGCCAGTCCTACTAACACCGCGCGAACCCTGTGGGACCGGTTTTAGCCGGGAAGCCGTCGGTTGTTACGCCATGGAACTGAAGGTGTCCATGTTGCCCTCTTCCCGGCTGAAGCCAGTCCCACTAACACCGCGTGCATTCTGTGGGACCGGCTTTAGCCGGGAAGCCGTTAAGCGCTTAGTCGGCTCACTCCGGCTTGAACCACCGGGGATGCAGGGTCGGGAAGTGCTCGCGCAGCCAGTCGGCAAAGACGTGGACCTGAGGCGCAAGGTGGGTGCGGCTGGGGTAGAGCACCGAGACCTTGCGTCTTCCCGGTCGATAAGCCTGGAGCACTTCGATCAGTTCGCCGCTGGCGAGAAACGCATCCACGGTGATGCCTGGCGCCTGGATGAGGCCAAAACCTGCAACCCCGCAGTGCACGTAGGCGTTGGATTCGTTGACCGTGATCGCCCCGCGGCTCGGGTACGGCCGGTCCTCGCCGTCCTCATGAAAATACCAGGGCAGCGGCCGGTTGCTGTGCCCCGACAGGAAATCAACACCGCGGTGCCGAGACAGGTCTGCGAGCGTTGTCGGCTCGCCGTACGATTCGAGGTAGGAGGGTGCGGCACAGGTCACCATTTCAACCGTGCCGATCTGCCTCGCGATCATGC encodes the following:
- a CDS encoding threonine dehydratase, yielding MHGLTRETITEAARLVYQVMPATPQYAWPLLSERLNCAVWVKHENHTPTGAFKVRGGITFIHWLKRTYPGVQGIVTATRGNHGQSLALAASAAGLSALIVVPQGNSVEKNNAMRALGGTVIECGRDFDEAREEAARLADVHGHYLVPPFHVEMLKGIASYALELFTAVPDLHTVYVPIGCGSGICAVIAARDALGLSTQVVGVVSTEAAAAKWSFEAGAVLQTPSADTFADGLAVRRPIPSAFAIYRTGAARIIAVSDAEIADAMRVYYTDTHNLAEGAGAAALAGLMQERPAMAGKKVGVILSGGNVDRTVYARVIA
- a CDS encoding YkgJ family cysteine cluster protein; the protein is MSSDRSGESSTHSSAGVDSNERFACVGCGACCRGRFVPLTLNEAVTWLKRGHGVAVMLEAFDESLWPDDSPEFTYNAGRSAAVPCASGTLRVTVILAANALPECPNLQQDGLCGIYLERPLVCRIYPMEINPFIRLEPAAKDCPPESWEQGTLLASDQGLATLVQQSRQADRDDALRKVALCESLGLTVAGWKGNGLVIHQPSVEDLLAACENIDENAVPASQAWQIRADDASLVQYLKDHALPLADPATDSYIFHSTR
- a CDS encoding LysR family transcriptional regulator → MQVFARLAELGSFTRVAEATQLGRPHITRSIQTLEASLGVRLFQRTTRSVKLTAEGEQFYERVKGLLADISATASMFDRSGATLHGRLRVDIPTAFSQRGFIESLKQFTDAFPALELVVGVTDRAVDLVMEGVDCVLRIGDLRDSSMIARQIGTVEMVTCAAPSYLESYGEPTTLADLSRHRGVDFLSGHSNRPLPWYFHEDGEDRPYPSRGAITVNESNAYVHCGVAGFGLIQAPGITVDAFLASGELIEVLQAYRPGRRKVSVLYPSRTHLAPQVHVFADWLREHFPTLHPRWFKPE